The proteins below are encoded in one region of Takifugu rubripes chromosome 1, fTakRub1.2, whole genome shotgun sequence:
- the hao2 gene encoding 2-Hydroxyacid oxidase 2 isoform X3: MSICSRIRLRPRILRDVSVSDTRTTIQGTEISFPVGIAPTAFHCLAWHEGEMATARATEALNTCYITSTYSTCSVEEIVAAAPNGYRWFQLYLYRDRKLSEQIVHRVEALGYKALVLTVDVPYTGKRRNDIRNQFKLPPHLKVKNFDGVFQQEAAVTEEYGIPANTLDPSISWKDVYWLQSITRLPIIIKGILTKEDAELAVEHGVQGIIVSNHGGRQLDGGPASIDALSEIVDTVQGRIEVYLDGGIRTGSDVLKSLALGAKCVFIGRPAVWGLAYKGEEGVREVLQILNDEFRLSMALSGCRNVAEINRNLIQFPKF; encoded by the exons CTGAGGCCTCGTATTCTGCGGGACGTGTCGGTCAGCGACACTCGGACCACGATCCAGGGGACCGAAATCAGCTTTCCCGTGGGCATCGCGCCCACAGCGTTTCACTGCCTGGCCTGGCACGAAGGAGAGATGGCCACAGCCCGGG CCACGGAAGCGCTCAACACCTGCTACATCACCAGCACCTACTCCACCTGCTCCGTGGAGGAGATCGTAGCCGCCGCCCCGAACGGTTACCGCTGGTTCCAGCTGTATTTGTACCGGGACCGCAAGCTGTCGGAGCAGATCGTGCACCGCGTGGAGGCGCTCGGCTACAAGGCGCTGGTGCTGACGGTGGACGTGCCGTACACCGGCAAGCGCCGCAACGACATCCGCAACCAGTTCAAGCTGCCGCCACACCTGAAGGTGAAGAACTTTGACGGCGTGTTCCAG CAGGAGGCGGCAGTTACGGAGGAGTACGGGATCCCTGCCAACACCTTGGACCCCTCCATCAGTTGGAAGGATGTGTACTGGCTGCAGTCCATCACCCGGCTGCCTATCATCATCAAGGGGATCCTGACCAAAGAGGACGCCGAGCTGGCCGTGGAACACGGCGTCCAGGGCATCATCGTGTCCAACCATGGAGGGAGACAGCTGGATGGGGGCCCGGCCTCG ATTGATGCGCTGTCAGAGATCGTGGACACGGTGCAAGGCCGTATCGAGGTCTATCTGGACGGGGGaatcaggacaggaagtgatgtatTAAAATCCCTGGCCCTGGGAGCCAAGTGTGTTTTCATTGGCCGTCCAGCTGTGTGGGGCCTCGCATACAAG GGTGAGGAAGGCGTGAGGGAAGTCCTGCAAATCCTAAACGATGAGTTTCGTCTGTCCATGGCCTTGTCAG gctGCAGGAACGTGGCAGAAATCAACAGGAACCTCATACAATTTCCTAAATTCTAA